The genome window ATAATTAAGATAACTATAACGAAAAACGTCCGGAGGTCCACCATGACGAAAGTGAAAACAAAACCAAGCACCACCACTACTTCTCAAAAGAAAAGATCCTACGAAGATACATTGAATAACCTGGCCCACTACCTGGAACGGAATAAGAAAAAGTAATAACGAAAAGAGTGCCAAAGAGCGGCACTCTGCTTCGTCGTGTAACGATAGATATTCTCTCTACTCCCTCTTCTCCCGCCTATCTCCACTGACTACCTTACCTTCCGGATACCAACCTTTCTCTTCCGATTCCTTTTTTAGGTTCGATTAGGTTCAAACCTTCAAGCCCACCGATCACTTCATCGTTTCGGCTGCCAATATGGACACCTTTACTTTTACTTTCTTTTTATCATAGTTGGCTGTGATCGTTGTATTACCGGCCATGATGCCCGTTACTGTACCCTCGGATACCTCCGCAATTCGGCTGTTATCCGATATCCATTCGGCATCCCTCGTGACATCCTTCTTCGAGCCATCCTCAAAAACCGCTGTTAGAGTCACCTGTTCGCTATCTCCTTCACCGATGCGAACCGTCCGGCTGCTTGCAGTCAGCGCCTTCAGATCCGGTTTGTCCTTAATCACGATGAGCCGCACGGATAACTGCGAACCCCCGTAGTTGGCGCGAATCCAGGTGTACCCGAAACCGACTGCCTCTACCTTGCCGGTGTCGCTTACTTTGGCGATTTTTTCGTTGCTAGATGTCCAAACCGCACGCTTTGTGACATCTTTCATCTGATTGTCTGTCATCGTTGCATTCAGCTCAAGCTGCTGGGCCTCTCCTTTTTTCAGCGACACTGTTTTGGAAGCGACAGACAAGCTTTTGACCAGTGTTTTCGAAATATTAACGGGAATTTTCCGCTCTTCCCCTTGATAGGAAATCGTGACAGACGCTTCGCCTTCTTTTTTACCTGCCTTGATACGACCGTTCTTCACTGTCAGGAGTGAGGAGCTGCTACTGTACTCGGCATCCCGGGACCACGTGATTTCCTTTCGCTTGCCGTTAGGGTAGACAACAAATGTCCGAAAAGAAGCCGTACGATTCGGGCTCACGAGGATCTCTTTTTCAGATGTCTCGATTATGAACGGTCTTTCTCTCGCTTCCACAGTTACCTTGCAGGAAGCGGTTTTTTTGCCGTCTTCTGACGTCACCGTGATGACTGCGGTTCCCGGTGCTTTTGGTGTGACCGTCCCATCCTGATCTACCGTCGCCACATCTGGATCGCTGGAATTCCATGTGACTTGCTGATTGGTCGCGTAGGACGGAAGAATCTTGGCCTTCAGCTCGACCGCATCGTCTTCCTCTGTAAAGGTCAGCTCCGTTTCATCCAAGCTGATGTCCGTCACCGGGTAGTAGGGCGGCTGCGTTGGTGGAGGTGGTTGGTTCGCCAGTTCCCTCGTAACCGTGATCGTGTAAGTCTTCTCTGTACCATCCTGTGCAGATACTTCGACTTTCAACGTGTTACGTCCGACATCGAGAGAAAGTGGGTCGGATGCC of Brevibacillus choshinensis contains these proteins:
- a CDS encoding Ig-like domain-containing protein — protein: MTYSLAYDGNGATSGAAPSDSAQYQTGDAVIVLGNTGGLEKTGYAFSGWNTAADGSGTDYAQGASFTITGNATLYAQWTKQSGDADLRSLTLSGGVLSPSFSADTLQYSVSVANGISSVTVTAVTNDDTSTATVSVLDSTGKLVQGPLDLTNGEASDPLSLDVGRNTLKVEVSAQDGTEKTYTITVTRELANQPPPPTQPPYYPVTDISLDETELTFTEEDDAVELKAKILPSYATNQQVTWNSSDPDVATVDQDGTVTPKAPGTAVITVTSEDGKKTASCKVTVEARERPFIIETSEKEILVSPNRTASFRTFVVYPNGKRKEITWSRDAEYSSSSSLLTVKNGRIKAGKKEGEASVTISYQGEERKIPVNISKTLVKSLSVASKTVSLKKGEAQQLELNATMTDNQMKDVTKRAVWTSSNEKIAKVSDTGKVEAVGFGYTWIRANYGGSQLSVRLIVIKDKPDLKALTASSRTVRIGEGDSEQVTLTAVFEDGSKKDVTRDAEWISDNSRIAEVSEGTVTGIMAGNTTITANYDKKKVKVKVSILAAETMK